In Helianthus annuus cultivar XRQ/B chromosome 8, HanXRQr2.0-SUNRISE, whole genome shotgun sequence, a single genomic region encodes these proteins:
- the LOC110869501 gene encoding chitinase CLP produces MHLLNLLFFTLAFFSHNVYSSFNTSVIPITKDDQTSLHKITWGYKVRQWDGEPYLLLDLEAPFTWKDIKITHSEVACGLEEGCRFPVRCDTVLCKEAKSYINPICPSLNVTNKYGCNICSVTPHNPVSNVCKVSQLTTDLAELYSTNGRNPSQGPRWPFGTEFVLSCAPQSLTQSSPKDVRGVAGFSWSGLCFPRQLASTGVTNAAKFALCLPSSSSVLGVTFLGEGPFYFTSNAKLDLRSYLSYTPMVRKSPKSLGYYIKINRILIKGTPVNSIPKGSSVKISSRVAYTTLRSDIYKALVASFTKATTGIPQVTAVKPFGLCFKDGVFGSGGVPKIDLETESGKIWSISGENSIKRVGNGVACLAFVDGGLKVTDSIVIGTFQMENNFLYFDLVNQKLGFSSSLLARGTSCGRFNFTQVGN; encoded by the coding sequence ATGCATCTCCTAAACTTACTTTTCTTCACTTTAGCCTTCTTTTCTCATAACGTATATTCAAGTTTCAACACCTCCGTTATACCCATAACAAAAGATGACCAAACATCACTTCACAAAATCACTTGGGGGTACAAGGTACGACAATGGGACGGAGAACCGTATCTCCTCCTCGACCTCGAGGCTCCCTTTACCTGGAAAGACATCAAGATCACACACTCAGAAGTTGCTTGTGGCCTAGAAGAAGGTTGCCGGTTTCCGGTTCGATGCGACACCGTTTTATGCAAAGAAGCAAAATCTTACATCAACCCTATTTGCCCTTCACTCAACGTCACCAACAAATACGGGTGCAACATATGTTCAGTCACCCCGCACAATCCCGTTTCAAACGTTTGCAAAGTGTCGCAACTAACAACCGATCTAGCGGAGTTGTACTCGACTAATGGTCGAAACCCGAGCCAGGGTCCAAGATGGCCGTTTGGAACCGAGTTTGTGTTGTCATGCGCACCGCAATCTTTAACGCAATCTTCTCCTAAAGATGTTAGAGGTGTTGCGGGGTTTTCATGGTCTGGTTTGTGTTTTCCACGTCAGCTTGCGTCTACTGGCGTTACTAACGCTGCGAAGTTCGCACTTTGTCTACCGAGCTCTTCGTCGGTTCTTGGTGTCACATTTCTGGGTGAAGGGCCTTTTTATTTTACGAGTAATGCGAAACTTGATCTTAGAAGCTATCTTTCGTACACTCCGATGGTTCGAAAGAGTCCCAAATCGCTCGGATATTATATTAAGATAAACCGAATCTTGATCAAGGGGACACCGGTTAATTCTATACCGAAAGGTAGTTCGGTGAAGATCAGTAGTAGAGTGGCGTACACAACACTCAGAAGTGATATCTATAAAGCTTTGGTTGCGAGTTTTACAAAGGCTACAACTGGCATTCCTCAAGTAACCGCGGTTAAACCGTTTGGTTTGTGTTTTAAAGATGGTGTGTTTGGGTCGGGTGGTGTTCCGAAGATTGATCTTGAGACGGAAAGTGGGAAGATATGGAGTATTTCGGGCGAGAATTCGATAAAGCGGGTTGGGAATGGTGTCGCGTGTCTAGCGTTTGTGGATGGTGGTTTGAAAGTGACGGATTCGATAGTGATTGGGACATTTCAGATGGAGAATAATTTCTTGTACTTTGATTTGGTGAATCAGAagttggggtttagctcctcgtTGTTGGCTCGAGGAACCTCTTGCGGCAGGTTCAACTTTACTCAAGTGGGGAACTGA